In a genomic window of Gossypium arboreum isolate Shixiya-1 chromosome 9, ASM2569848v2, whole genome shotgun sequence:
- the LOC108450394 gene encoding F-box/LRR-repeat protein At3g48880: MEESDRVARRWEDLDIDILVKIFQSFDIIELTSGIATVCTSWRMACCDPLLWRTLDLSMMKSNFIKIPLEPYVYVDARSDKTLNHLLKTSLSLSQGNIMTLIFHFNLYVSDDLLTYTAERCPRLRRLVMPAWNRIKKTGICKAIRIWQDLESLTMPSIANPPYLLEEIASNCKNFSELKVMGPFDNFFAATIITYLPKIRVLSLRCSMLVKDTLISILDELRNLEVLNISHCLLIEIPPPPAPRRIMRELDQYVLDKASRLREFLTCMKDSCIMCQRTRNDEGLMRWYKYEEGVWKADEVSSLSL; this comes from the exons ATGGAAGAAAGTGACCGCGTTGCGAGAAGATGGGAGGACTTGGACATTGATATCTTGGTGAAGATCTTCCAGTCTTTCGACATCATTGAGTTAACTTCAGGCATTGCTACAGTCTGCACTTCTTGGCGTATGGCCTGTTGTGATCCTCTTCTTTGGAGAACACTTGATTTATCGATGATGAAGTCGAATTTCATCAAGATTCCATTGGAGCCTTATGTATATGTGGATGCTCGTTCTGACAAGACATTGAATCATTTGTTGAAGACATCTTTGAGTCTCAGCCAAGGAAACATAATGACCTTGATTTTTCACTTCAATCTATATGTCAGCGATGATCTATTGACCTATACTGCTGAAAG GTGCCCACGCCTCCGACGTCTTGTAATGCCAGCTTGGAACAGAATAAAGAAAACAGGAATATGCAAAGCTATTCGCATCTGGCAGGATCTCGAATCTCTAACAATGCCTAGCATAGCAAACCCTCCATATCTCTTGGAAGAAATTGCCAGTAATTGCAAGAATTTCAGTGAACTCAAAGTGATGGGACCTTTCGACAACTTCTTTGCGGCTACAATAATAACGTATCTACCAAAGATAAGGGTTTTAAGTCTCCGTTGCTCAATGCTTGTGAAGGATACCTTGATCTCCATCTTGGATGAGTTGCGAAACCTAGAAGTGCTTAACATTTCTCACTGCCTTTTGATTGAAATACCGCCTCCTCCTGCCCCAAGAAGAATTATGAGGGAGCTTGATCAGTATGTTCTTGACAAGGCATCTCGGTTACGTGAATTTCTAACATGCATGAAAGATTCATGCATCATGTGTCAACGGACTAGAAACGATGAAGGGCTTATGAGGTGGTATAAGTATGAAGAAGGGGTATGGAAAGCTGATGAGGTGAGCTCACTTTCCCTTTGA